In Sphingobacterium sp. R2, the genomic stretch GTATGCCTTTGGGTGCTTTTGTTGCAGCAAAGGAAGTGATGGATGTTATTAAAGATCATCCTATGCTTGGGCACATCACCACTTTTGGTGGCCACCCTGTGAGTTGCGCCGCGGCTCGCGCTTCGTTAGCGGTCATCAAAACAGAAAATTTAGTTGAGCAGGTAGAGCGCAAAGCTCTTTTATTCAAAGAAAAGCTCAATCACCCTGCGATCAAAGAAATTCGCGGATTAGGTCTTATGATGTGTCTTCAACTGCACTCTTTTGATCAGGTTTACAATGTGAGCAAGTATTGTGCTGAGAATGGGGTAATGATTGATTGGTATCTGCATTGTGAAACAGCCCTGCGTGTAGCTCCGCCATTGACGATTACCGAACTTGAAATCGAAAAAGCGTGTAACATCCTTATAAAAGGTTTGGAAAAGTATGCTTAAAAGTATGTAACTTTAAACATAATAAATCCTCATAATAAACAAAAACCTAATAATGAATACGAACCGCAGATCATTTATCAAGAAAAGTATCCTTGGCACCGGTCTTTTGAGTAGCGCCAGTTTACTAGGAAACGAAGTTTTCGCCCATGAATCAACAGCCAGTGCGTCAAAAATAAGTTTAAATAATGACGACATTATTTTATTTCAGGGCGACTCCATTACAGATGTGGGTCGGGATAGGAATAACAGGAATGCCAATGACACTGGTGCGTTGGGTCACGGTTACGCTTTATTGGCTGCTAGTCAACTTTTAAATAAATATCCAGCAAAGAATCTCAAAGTTTATAACACAGGGATCAGTGGCAACCGTGTACCGGACCTACAGAAGCGTTGGCAGGAAGACACATTGGCCATTAAACCAACCGTATTGAGTATTCTGATTGGTGTAAACGACTTCTGGCGCACGATTGATCGGGGAGCAAAAACTACAGTTGATGAATATAAATCCCAATATCAACAGTTATTGCAGGAGACGCTACAAAAGCTTCCAAATGTCAAACTCATCATTGGAGAGCCCTTTGCTGTC encodes the following:
- a CDS encoding SGNH/GDSL hydrolase family protein, which produces MNTNRRSFIKKSILGTGLLSSASLLGNEVFAHESTASASKISLNNDDIILFQGDSITDVGRDRNNRNANDTGALGHGYALLAASQLLNKYPAKNLKVYNTGISGNRVPDLQKRWQEDTLAIKPTVLSILIGVNDFWRTIDRGAKTTVDEYKSQYQQLLQETLQKLPNVKLIIGEPFAVKGVGHITDAWYPKFLAYQESARDIAKEFGGILIPYQKIFDNAQRNAAGAYWAADGVHPTLAGAQMMASAWMECIK